Genomic segment of Zingiber officinale cultivar Zhangliang chromosome 11B, Zo_v1.1, whole genome shotgun sequence:
aTAGCTCATTAaatacatagccccttcctacaaatattctatttttggacaatacaattatgtctgactcaaaaataatacgaaaatcatgcttgcttaatagtaatacggacactagattcttccgaatctctagAACATACaacatattatttaaattaaggtCTTTAcccaaggtcatcttcagcacctcTTTTCCTTGGCCTATGATAtccgaggttgttgagttccCTATGAACATTTTGTCTCCATTAACTTATTCATAGATGTGGAACAACTCCTTATTGTAGTAgatatgtctggtggctccaatatcgatccaccattgccacAAGTTTGAACCAATCAGGTACAATTCTGAGACTACTGTgcagaggtcatccatttctCATCCCTCGTTTAGGTTGGCCTCCTACTTCTTCTTCAACTTTCTGCATTCTGAAGATTTGTGACCGACTCGACCACTGTTGAAGCACTTCCCAATGAATTTTTTGCTTATGCCTCCTTTGGGTCCCATCttagaagtcttgggatttttccGTTTCAACTTTTGACTGTGCTCGACCACATTAGCTTTCATAGTAGCAtaagagaacaactttctctctaaactcttgttgtcttTTTCGATACGAAGTCTAACAATGaattcctccacattcatctccttccacttGTTCTTCatgtagttcttgaagtccttccaatcGAGAGACAGTTTCTCAATGATAGAAACTACCTAAAAGGCTTCACTCAGaatcatcccttctgagtggatctcgtgtaagatcacctgaagctcctggacttggttgatcacgatcttggagtcaaccatcttgtagtctaaGAATCGGGtcacgatgaacttcttgactCTTGCATCCTTCgccttgtacttcttgtccagggactcctaTAGCTCATTAGTCATTCTCTTTATGCTATACACAGCATACAACGAGTCGACAAAGCAGTTGAGGATATAGATTCGTCAAAGGAACTCAAAGTGAGTCCATGCCTTCACTACACTAATGGTCTGCGCATCAGTatcctcagcacgcttgggagggtcctcggtcaagaaccgaccTAGATTaagcgtggtcaagtagaagagtatCTTCTGTTGTCACCTCATGAACTTTAATCcagtgaacttctctggcttttccccatgattgattgacacagttccaatcggAGCGGAGATGACTTtaatgtgttgagtctgttgcattTCAACATTTTGTTTTATGATCAACTCAATACAATCGAAGTCTGTTTTAATATTGTTTGACAATCTGTCGAAGATTTTGGAAAATTGATTGAATTTAAATTACACcatgccaaattaaatttaatttatctgtcgaGATGACCTCAGCTGATAACCTCAGACTATCAGCGGGGGCTTGTTTCCGTTAAGTGCTGAGTGCAGACTGCACAATAATGGAGTGGACAGATCGGCTGAGTAGGCAGATCGGCAGCTCGGCCGATCGACCGAGCGGACAGATCGGTCGAGCGGGCAGATCGGTCGAGCGGGCAGATCGGTCGAGCGGGCAGATCGATCGAGCGAGTAGATCGGCCAAGCGAGTCGTGAGGCAAAGCAGCCAAATAGTAGAGTTGGAAGAGCAATCGAGCAAGCAGATCGACCGAGTGAGCAGAGCGATAGATCAGGTAGAGCAGCCGAAcgtcttctccattcacatatatccatcATGTTGTTGAATAGGATAAGTTTGAGTTACAGTAGTTACGATTTTATAATTGTTACAATATGAATATTAGAAAAATAACTATAAATTTTATCAAATCCATATTATAATATATATGAAACTATAGttattataatatttataataattatgaagTTATATTTACTACAAtgtttataataattataatttcataacaATTGCAACACTTTATTATATATTCATACAATTGTTCAACGGATTCAGGATTTCACCGTATGGAAGGAATTAATAATATCGAATAGACTTGAGAGCAGCTGTATAATTTTATACGACACGATAGGTAGGACgtcttttgataaaaaaaaaaatgtgtttGGACCATTGTGCtctataaattaattaactagtTAGTGAGAGTGGACCGTTAGTTGAAATAATGCCGACTTGTTAGGCATTGACTTTCTCTATCATTTAGACAATTCCTGCTTAACATTCTCcttctattttgattaattatattattaattgCTAATTCTGCCTATAAATACGAAGCTTTTGAACACCATTTTCTTCATGCCCAGCAGTCGATCCCTGATAATTAAGAGtggttaattaattaaacttaattaatggcTCTTTTGTACCCTAATTCTCCTTGCTGCAGTATTCTCTCATTGATAGGAGTTTTCATGGCGGCGGTGGCGTCCATGGCGGCCGCTCAGCTTTCGTCGACCTTCTACGACTCCTCGTGCCCCGACGTCCTCACCACCATCCAGACGGCGGTGCAGGATGCAGTCAACCAAGAGGCCCGCATGGGCGCCTCCCTTCTCCGCCTGCATTTCCACGACTGCTTTGTCAACGCAagtcaactatatatatatatatatataacattacgtctgcatgcatgcatgcattcaTTGATTCATACACGTGGTTTAATTGCAGGGCTGCGACGGGTCGGTGCTGCTGGACGACACCGCCAACTTCACCGGCGAGAAGACTGCGCCGCCCAACAACAACTCCATCCGAGGCTTCGACGTCGTCGACACCATCAAGTCGCAGGTCGAAGCGTTGTGCCCTCAAGTCGTGTCCTGCGCCGACATCCTCGCCGTCGCAGCTCGAGACGCCGTCGTAGCTGTAATATATATATACCTGAACGATGATGAGGAATTAATCCATTTCAGTGATCGAATTAATTCTGATATTTGTTTGCAGTTGGGTGGACCTTCGTGGACGGTGCAGTTAGGAAGAAGGGACGCGACGACGGCCAGCTTCAGCACGGCGAGCAGCGATCTCCCTTCACCTCTTTTAAGCCTCAGTGGTCTCATATCAGCCTTCTCCAACAAGGGTCTCAGTACCACTGACATGGTAGCACTCTCAGGTATATatcaaatcaattaatcagacaCTTAATTCACAGCTATTAGTACTATAattacatttaattttttttaatatattaaaaaattattatttatgtaagttttttttacttaactcaCTAAAGTTCATCCCTCCCACACCCAAAGTCCAGCAGCCCAACTCTAATTATTGGATTGGTCACTAACTATCAATATCATAAATAAACGTATTtttggaaaataaaaaaataaaacgtaCTCTTGacgataaataaaaatatatatattcttgccttctgattgtttgactcatgaatcaattatttcttcattttgatattaaaatttaaatatacatatatatgttgGAAATAGGAGGACATACCATAGGGCAAGCGAGGTGTGTATCCTTCAGGAACAGGATCTACAACGAGAACAACATCAACCCATCATTTGCCACCTCCACGCAGGCCAACTGCCCGAGTGTGGCCGGCAACGGCGACGACACACTATCTCCTCTGGACGTTCAGAGCCCGACCATCTTCGACAACTTCTACTTCCAGGGTCTGGTGAACCAGACAGGGCTGCTGCACTCCGACCAGCAACTCTTCAACGGAGGATCCACGGACTCGCTTGTCAGCACCTACTCCACTGACATGGCCGGATTCTTCAATGCCTTCGCGGCTGCGATGGTGAATATGGGGAACATAAGCCCTCTCACTGGGAGCAATGGCGAGATCAGGATCAACTGTAGGACGATCAACTGATTGacgattgcatcattgaatttGTATGGGATTAAAGGTTATCCATGATTCATAATAGTTGAATAAATTGATATATGAACCAAGAAATAAGGAATGATGCCTAAAGGAAGAGTTTTCAAAAAAAGAATAAGGAATGATGCCTAAAGGAAGAGTTTTCAAGAAATAAGGAATGATGCCTAAAGGAAGGTTATCCAtgattatttttttcatcaattttGCTTCCGCTCAAATCGGGTGGAAAGCAATCCCTACTTTCAACATTTTTATGTGCACAACTATTTCTCAGAGGCATGACTGACCTCACGCAATCGTGATCGGCAACACCGCACGACATCCTCTTTGTTTGCAAAAAAGGATGAATTACAATCTTTTCTACTTAATAGGCGGACAGATTTAACAATTCGTATGTCCGCatatttgagttttttttatcaatcttttaaaattaaaatgatttgctAAATCAATACTTCAACACTTCCCCCAAAGACTTAGGCTCTGTTTacttaaagaaagaaaaaaatcataCAAAAATTTTCATCGATTTACTTCATAAAATTATATTCCTTTTCCTTATTTACTTTGAAAAAAATAGgagttatttttatttcttttatttacctAATGGATTGAAGGATTTATAAATCGGGTGCGGATCATTTTTTCATCAATTttacttccttaatttttttcatCAATTTATACTTCAACACTTCCTCAAATAGGGCAAAAAGTAattctcaccttcaacgtttcaACATTGATACGGTGATGAGGAGGAGTCCCACCCCATGGAAGATAGTTGTCACAGTAAAAGTAAAAGTCAAAGCGATCAACGCTCAGATATCCTTGGCCGATCCAGCGACCATGTCCCGACCAGAGGAAGAAGGTTCCGATCCGATCCCACGTTCGACACGGGGGAGGAGTCAAAcgaccgacgctcaatggaaGCGACGATGTGCAGAAGTCGATCCGAGCGGCTTCCCCGCTCGGCGAGGCAGCAAGGCTAGCATTGGTAGAGTTCAAACTTCGGCCGAGCGACTACCCCGCTTGACCGGACAGCAAGACTCGACATTGACATAGCAGAATTCAACCGAGCGGACATGACACAAGCATAGTGGAATTGTGGTTGAGCGGACACACACACAGAGTAGCGAGGTTCTGGCCGACCGGATGGGACACCAGAGAGGCAGAATTTCGATCCAGCGGTCAACCAGCTCGGCCTAGCAATGCACTCTCTCtgatatccatcgacatccttttgggagtcggTGTCGCTGACACCAAGCATGGAcagccagaagatcgtacggcagaaacttccactatcacttcagcGATATGCTCGGCCCATTGTGGAACTGTGTCagtgacactttactgacaagctTTTTCAGGAAAAACTTGGGGAAGCGTGCCTGCCTTGGGGAGTGTGCACGCATGCTACAAGAgcactatataaaggagggtccaagcatcggcggaggtatgcaatATTCATTGTTTGCGCtaagtcttcttgttgctccgccttctacttcatcgccggtgactgacttgagcgtcagagggccaatgTCGGGGACCCCTTCTCTAGCTTGGCACTGACGTAATTTGTGTTGCAGATCCGAGCAGAATCTACAGGCGGTCggcgggagcgccacatccctagcattccatctcatcgacttttggacaggatcatatttagcATCGTCTGTAGGaacttgatgtgcgtagattatatactcttttatgcatgtttttacgcacatttacatactttgagcatgcttgatctatgcatttttatacttccagctttccttttagcatatttactcttttagttcggagatctgctttttgtgcattttctgtacacaggagtcgaaattagtgaagattatgcgtcctcggacaagcttggaaggaattgaagggagagagcatcaggccgtgtaccacacacggccgtgtagttttaacaggaagggaagaggacatggccgtgtgaatctcacacggccgtgtcttgatttgaagaaattagagcagatgccttacatggccgtgtagatctacacgaccgtgtgaggtttccagaggccaagcaggtggtggccgtgtagcatttccagagaacagaagggtcctggccatgtgagtcacacggtcgtgtagctttggtagagaaggaagaggacatggccgtgtgaatctcacacggccgtgtcacggggccgtgtggcgcccgatttcctcctctatttaaaccctccttcatgaattgaaaggggatctctccccctttgggagaaggcaagatttggtggtttcttcccattcttgggaggatttctgggcgattcgaggggagttcttgacgatttcgactccggagcgaggattggatccgaagacgaggcttcttcgtagataagttttctcttttcccctttttcttggtttcttggattgggaatttaagaaatgcttgtaatctttatttcttcgggtattcttcctcgattcatggagtagatcttgtattttaggattaagggagtatttgtatgatggattgatgtaatctcttgtggatttgtcaatttcttgtttcaatgacattgtcttgcttgtatcaattagatcttgaatgattaatggtgatttgtgcttaattctcattcttgattgattgtttggattttttgtggactttgtaaagataaactctcactcgatcatccgagggatccacgtgacaggtgcaagtccgtgtaaggacgtttgagagataatcttgaagaggaaataggaatattcaagagagtaggatggatcttgtaattagtttcttgtatcttgatagattaataagttgtgggcttctatgttgatatccgaggaaggcatagtaataggtgcgcttctgtgtaaggacaacgtaggttcacgtctaattgatcatatttagatacatttctcagtccttagccggttatctattgcaagagagaaccggcaactttctactagcactacaagaaaaaagctaaacaacaacgcttttttggcgttgtcgtatgtacttaaaaagtgatgttgtagatggtgttgtagaaagtcatatcaaagacaacgctttaaaagcgttgtggttggtcacaaagacaacgctttttaagcgttgtcttttcgttcttaaaaagcgttgttatagatgttgttgtaaaaatgcacatatcaaagacaacactttaaaagcgttgtggttggtcacaaagacaacactttttaagcgttgtctattcgttcttaaaaagcgttgttaaagatgctgttgtaaaaatgcacatatcaaagacaacgctttaaaagcgttgtggttggtctcaaagacattgttttttaagcgttgtcttttattacttaaaaacgttgtctttttaaatttataaaaaatagtgtttttcttaattaaatagcaaaaattataaaaaatactcaaaatttacatataattgaatatccacaaccacaatcatttttataataagactatttaacaaataaataaaactttatattatacaaacaaaatgtatacatattgatccacaaattaaatttgtatcatacaagttatccttaacttcatgacaataatttttcaaacacacaagttttacaaaacctcatcattgactaacttgttgttggtgtccatcgcatggaattgcttctttaactCCAGCAATCTCTTCTGCTGAACGGCTTACACCTATCACTCTTAGGGCCATCTTCTTCAACTGGTCATCAACACACCTGGGGTTGTGGGCAATCAAGAatttttgtatgaaaactttcatacatgtaattctcgtactaaataatatgtcaatgttatatatacatgtaattcataccgtaagtgtgtttatatcagaactgacaagttttctttagggccaacttctactcaagctctttaaacactgcatcaaaataaaaaattggcattagttacgtgctaaatgaaaatcatatttagaggaaaaagcgggagtgttgtagatggatatattaaccaagcatattaatgtttgacctgtctttacaagttctaagcatatatattaaccaagcatataacctaagaggaataagttacaaaatgctacttgatgtttgacctgtctttattggattttgcggccccggtcttcttgtagccgagcacaatgtaatacttgatgttgactctacctttgcagttgtttcggcttgaggagtggcaaagaatggtggagtagaggatggattttaggtattcatccgtgccatcgaggaaatgacttattcctcttaggttgcCACAGGAACAGGATCTTCCACATCGAAGAAAAATATTACCCCATTTCCTTTTGCATCAGCATCACCTGCTGAACTGAGAAGAGCTAAGACGGCGAATTGAGATTCATCATGGGAACAGCTTACGGCTGTAAAAAAATGGGAACCATCAACAAGACAAAAGATTACAATCTTCTAACTACTCAAAGAGAAAATAGTATAAAgttaaagaaatataaaaaattctataaatatttcACAAAATGTGAGCTTTGTTTGTAATCATACACCATTCGCAAAGCCACGGTAAGTTTATACTGGTCCAACAATGGACTGGTTCTTGCTGCCTATTTTGGACATTTGCAATTTATTAATATTAGTGCATGTATGCTAGAGACACTTGCAAAATAGAAGCTTTAGGACTCAAGATTGTTGTTGTATAGAACTGTTGACATGAACATCTAAAGTGCCAAAAATGGACtggttctttttatttcattttaattttctggTTCTTTTAGTCTTGGATTTATACTACGATCATTTAAGAGCCAAAAAATGCACACCTTCTGTAACAATCCCGTGAGACCAGTACAATGCCAAATTTGAAGTACTCCAAACTGAAAGTTGTGGCTTTAAACCGTGTGTATAGGACACCAGATATTCTGATTCCCCAACAAATGAAGGCTTTGTAATTGGCTgtacaagaaaaaggaaaaaaaaacagatgTAAGGACATTCACTGCTATTTCGATTTGCCAGATAACAATATAGGCAAAATGATGATTACCGAAAGTGTATCTCCAATCATAGCCACAAGAATATTGGAATctggatcccataatgtaattaTAGTCTCAGCTGCAATAGCAAGGACTGATCCATCGGCAGAAAAAGCAGCAGCTGTTAATGATTTTCCCCTGTCATCAATTCAAAGAAATTAATTTCATGGGAGTTCCACTGTGCAACAACACTATATGATGGGAAAAGAAATATATGCAagcaaataatttcaaaaaatagtTTAAAGATTTCACcaataattcaattaaaaaacaAGGCATCCTTTAAATTAAGAAACAGTATCTTTTTTTCATAATTAATGTATATACAAAATTGCAAGTTCCATACGCCCAATCAACTGGTTCAGCTCTGAGTAGCATCAAATACAAGTATTACTTTAAATATCTCTGCTTGATTTGAAAGCTGTCTGCTTCCacaaattatttcaatttcattcgatacaaataattttttatgttaaaataaatcataaaaactaAAAGGCATCAAATGAGCAATGATATTAATATAATAAAGGAAAAAACATTTCATTGGCAGCAAAATTTAATACTTGTATGAACCAACAGATTGGCATCTCCAACCAGTTCTCTGGATTGATTCATTATTTCTGTCGGCATGAGAACCATGAACCCAAACCTGAAAAATAGATTACTCATTTAATCATTATATACAATGGGGCAACAGAAAGAAAAGAGCCTAATAGACACTACCTTAAAATCACCACCATAAGATGATGTGACAGCCATGTTGTGTCCAGGGCGAAATGCAAGAGATGAAACTTGAGCATCACTACATCAGaaagtaaagaaaatataaaaaggtggtttattttatctgTTAGAGTGGAAGGTGTAAAGGGTTAAAGAAGTGCAAAGAAAACATTAGTCAAGTAGTGAAAATCTTATAATTTGTCCTGGAGCTCCGAAGGATAAGATTCATGTAACTGATTCCAAACAGTTGGGACAAACATGGGATGGTAGTAATGATAACGGCAGCAGTAACAAAGAACCAAGAATTATTAAGCAGCAGAGAACAACTTGGCAACCAATCACTCAAAGAAGAGCTAAGCCAGCCCACAACCATATGGATCACTCAAGGATAAGCAACGTCAGCCCATAACCATATAGACCAGAAATGAAGTTTCAATATAAAATTGATCAACATTTAACTAATTCAAGATTGTCAACTTGAAGAATTTCTCTAAAATGAGTAATGGTAACAATCAAACTTATCACTCTTTTCCAACAATCAAAAGGTTCAATATGCTGGAATAAGATATGATCTGATCATTCAAGGATGCTTTTCATATTGCAAAAGAAATGCGTGAATGTGCGGATATAATAACCAAATCATAAGCACCAAAActatatagaaattaaaaaccAATGAAACTTCTGTTACATAAAACTAAAGTATCTAGAAAATTGAAAAGGAAATATGTTTGTCTCACTGATATGAAAGACCACATTGGTGTGCCAAATTAAATACTTCTCCAATTGACatcatagaaaattaaaagattGATGGTCCCTATTCGCAAAGTTATGAAAGATTtatagaataaataaacaaaaaaataaagaacaataGATGAAGCTCTGTTTGTAGTCTTCTTACCTGTGAGGCTCATATATGACAGTGGATAATAAGTACTCTGCCACTAGGGAACCACGAGTCCAGTATTTTAGACAAACCAAACCCCCTAATTTTTCTTCAGGAATTGTCACATCAATGGTAGCCATTAAGGAGCCATCAAGAGAAATGGCTACAAGAGCCACATATAGCTGCAACCATCGAAGTACAAGATCTAATTCATCATCTACAAGAATTATGATAGCTATCTATGTTGTAATGCAAAAGTAATTACATGCTTAAAACAAATTATGACAGCAACCAAGCAGATTTTAAGATTGACTCTCTCAAAATGCATCCCCAAGACATTATTTAAATAGGTGCAAATTTGTGATCTCGCTCTATTGAAACACAAACTACACACCAATCCTAGCATGGTAGTTTAGCATGAATCTCAGAAATTATTGagctttaaactaaattaaatctctATCTTGTCCCAGACAATCCATGACTGATTACTCCAGCAATAGAAACATGTAATTGAATACCCCACAACTGCCACAAAGAGAGCCTGTGGGAGTTATGACACGTGCATTTCCAGTTTCCAGCAAATAGGAACCAATTGTGGTACTTTCTAGCTTATATCCCTGCCTTCTATGTGGCTGGCTAATCAGAATCAAAATGGATATTTTTGTACCCCATAACTGAGTTGTATCAAATATACTTGTTTCTAGTTAATGGAACCCAACAGTAATAATGATATTTACTGAGCTAATTCCTGGAAGCAATAATGTCTTAGCAAAAAATGACCCAAAGAATCCATAAAAATGCAACTCCAATCAAGTTGTTTACGAAATTTGGCGGTTGGTACAAATAATGCATTCTTTCCAAATGTCAAACTACAAATTAGAATTGCTTCTAAACTAACAACCTACTAATGCATGGACGATTGACTCAAAGAGCTACGGATACAACAGAACAAAAGTTAAGGTAATAGTCATAACAGATACAGCACCGCAAATATATCTTGATTAGTTAATGGCGTACCATAACGTCATCTGCAGGCTGAAAATTTCTTTTGCACACTTGGACCtaagcaataaaataaatatcatgagaacttgctttttcttaaaaggaaaaaagagatGTCAAGCTCTAGATGATAATATCAGAATGCAAAAATAGAGCCATCACCTCTGAAACCTCATGGTTGTCAAACAAGCTATAGAATTGTACACAATAATCTTCAGTGGAAACAGCAACTAATCCAGTTGTCTGCTCAAATGCAACTTGTGTGCAGGATCCTTCATGTTTGAGAGGAAACGAAAAAGGAGGCTGAAGATATACTAGAATATATCAACATACGAAAGTTTATCCAGGAAAGGTTTTCAGTAAAACTAAGCCAACAAAGCATTGATGTCTAAACCATATGGTATGACAAACCTTGATTCCCGATATGGATTTTGAGATATCCATTGTAGGCATTTTTAGCAGATGAATGTGATTATCTGAACAAGATACCTGGAAAAAAATATGAATTAACATTGGCTTCCAAATTTCAATTAAATCAAAACATCAAAAGCAGTACAAAGCAATAAAAAGTAGTGTGACAAGTAGAACTATAGAGGTTTATCAATTCTGTATAGGATCATCAGTTGCCAATAATATGCAAAATG
This window contains:
- the LOC122033815 gene encoding WD repeat-containing protein 75-like, with amino-acid sequence MPTMDISKSISGIKPPFSFPLKHEGSCTQVAFEQTTGLVAVSTEDYCVQFYSLFDNHEVSEVQVCKRNFQPADDVMLYVALVAISLDGSLMATIDVTIPEEKLGGLVCLKYWTRGSLVAEYLLSTVIYEPHSDAQVSSLAFRPGHNMAVTSSYGGDFKVWVHGSHADRNNESIQRTGWRCQSVGSYKGKSLTAAAFSADGSVLAIAAETIITLWDPDSNILVAMIGDTLSPITKPSFVGESEYLVSYTHGLKPQLSVWSTSNLALYWSHGIVTEAVSCSHDESQFAVLALLSSAGDADAKGNGVIFFFDVEDPVPVAT
- the LOC122034537 gene encoding cationic peroxidase 1-like; its protein translation is MALLYPNSPCCSILSLIGVFMAAVASMAAAQLSSTFYDSSCPDVLTTIQTAVQDAVNQEARMGASLLRLHFHDCFVNGCDGSVLLDDTANFTGEKTAPPNNNSIRGFDVVDTIKSQVEALCPQVVSCADILAVAARDAVVALGGPSWTVQLGRRDATTASFSTASSDLPSPLLSLSGLISAFSNKGLSTTDMVALSGGHTIGQARCVSFRNRIYNENNINPSFATSTQANCPSVAGNGDDTLSPLDVQSPTIFDNFYFQGLVNQTGLLHSDQQLFNGGSTDSLVSTYSTDMAGFFNAFAAAMVNMGNISPLTGSNGEIRINCRTIN